Proteins co-encoded in one Actinobacillus succinogenes 130Z genomic window:
- the lpxM gene encoding lauroyl-Kdo(2)-lipid IV(A) myristoyltransferase (LpxM is lauroyl-Kdo(2)-lipid IV(A) myristoyltransferase, an enzyme characterized in Escherichia coli and involved in biosynthesis of the form of lipid A found in that species and some closely related species.), translating into MTEQENMRLTARVGYEPHFSWSYLHPKYWGTWLGVAVLLILAYIPFRWRDRLAAKLGVIIGRKARKQRRRAQINLTYCFPDWTEQQRERVIDKMFATVAQVMLGIGEIAIRSKAHLQKRSEFIGIEYIKRAKSEGKNIILMVPHGWAIDASGIILHTHGMPMTSMFNPHRNPLIDWLWTATRERFGGKMHARQNGIKPFLTMIRNGDMGYYLPDEDFGAEASEFVDFFGTYKATLPGLNKMAKLAKAVVIPMFPRYNAERGKYEMEIHPPMELSDDPLQSARAMNEEIERFVIPQPEQYVWILQLLRTRKNGEDIYH; encoded by the coding sequence ATGACAGAACAGGAAAACATGCGTTTAACGGCACGGGTCGGATATGAGCCGCATTTCTCGTGGTCGTATTTGCATCCGAAATATTGGGGTACTTGGCTGGGGGTAGCAGTCTTACTCATACTGGCATATATACCTTTCCGCTGGCGAGATCGTCTGGCGGCGAAACTCGGTGTTATTATCGGTCGTAAAGCGCGTAAACAGCGCCGGCGCGCGCAAATAAACTTAACCTATTGCTTTCCCGACTGGACGGAACAACAGCGCGAGCGGGTTATCGATAAAATGTTTGCCACCGTTGCGCAGGTCATGTTGGGGATCGGAGAAATTGCCATTCGTTCCAAAGCGCATTTGCAAAAGCGTAGCGAATTTATCGGCATAGAATACATTAAACGGGCGAAATCCGAAGGTAAAAATATTATTTTGATGGTGCCGCACGGTTGGGCAATCGATGCTTCGGGAATTATACTGCATACCCACGGTATGCCGATGACATCCATGTTTAATCCTCACCGCAATCCTTTGATAGACTGGCTTTGGACGGCTACCCGAGAACGTTTCGGCGGTAAAATGCACGCCCGTCAGAACGGGATTAAGCCGTTTTTAACCATGATTCGCAACGGCGATATGGGTTACTATTTGCCGGATGAAGATTTTGGTGCGGAAGCCAGTGAGTTCGTGGATTTTTTCGGCACCTATAAAGCGACCTTACCGGGCTTGAATAAAATGGCGAAACTGGCAAAAGCGGTGGTGATCCCCATGTTCCCGCGATACAACGCCGAACGTGGAAAATATGAAATGGAAATTCATCCGCCTATGGAATTAAGTGATGACCCGCTACAATCGGCACGCGCCATGAATGAAGAAATCGAACGTTTTGTCATTCCGCAACCGGAGCAGTACGTATGGATTTTACAATTATTAAGAACCCGTAAAAACGGGGAAGATATTTATCATTAG
- the apt gene encoding adenine phosphoribosyltransferase — MNKQLDLIKSSIKSIPNYPKEGIIFRDITSLTEIPEAFTATVNLIAEAFRHKGITKIIGTESRGFIFGAPVAVALGLPFILVRKPGKLPREVISQSYQLEYGEDKLEIHADAIQKGDNVLVIDDLLATGGTVEACIKLVNRLGGDVKHAAFVINLPDLGGGERLRKQGVEPFTLVDFAGH, encoded by the coding sequence ATGAACAAACAATTAGATCTTATTAAATCATCAATTAAATCTATTCCCAACTACCCTAAGGAAGGCATTATTTTCCGTGATATTACCAGCTTGACGGAAATTCCGGAAGCGTTTACCGCAACGGTTAATTTGATTGCCGAAGCGTTTCGTCATAAAGGTATCACTAAAATCATCGGTACCGAATCCCGCGGTTTTATATTCGGTGCGCCGGTTGCCGTTGCTTTGGGTTTGCCGTTTATTTTGGTGCGCAAACCGGGCAAGCTGCCGCGCGAAGTGATTTCACAAAGCTATCAACTGGAATATGGAGAAGATAAATTGGAAATCCATGCGGACGCCATTCAGAAAGGCGACAATGTGTTAGTGATTGATGATTTACTGGCAACGGGCGGCACGGTGGAAGCATGCATTAAATTGGTGAATCGTCTCGGTGGCGATGTAAAGCATGCTGCGTTTGTTATCAATCTGCCCGATTTAGGTGGCGGTGAACGGTTACGCAAACAGGGTGTAGAGCCTTTTACTTTAGTGGATTTTGCCGGTCACTAA
- the dnaX gene encoding DNA polymerase III subunit gamma/tau yields the protein MSYQVLARKWRPQNFHQVIGQEHILTALANGLKENRLHHAYLFSGTRGVGKTSIARLLAKGLNCIHGVTAEPCGECEHCKAIENGNFIDLIEIDAASRTKVEDTRELLDNVQYKPVQGRYKVYLIDEVHMLSRHSFNALLKTLEEPPEYVKFLLATTDPQKLPITILSRCMQFHLKALSQQQIAQHLANILTQEKIPFEPTALGKIAKAAQGSVRDSLSLTDQAIAMSNADIRVDVVNIMLGLLDDNQPIEILYALHQGNGEKLMQGIQAVADNGADWDELLIEVGEALHQIAMLQLLPNRIDEESQLGFLAKHISPENIQFFYQIVTMGRKELAFAPNRRIGAEMTLLRALAFHPKFSRAEPAEHQVNSTVQDSARAHPEKESAVKKTINLVEMPVYNQHLRVSATPQREQSPPGNLSGKSTSNALNALAQIERLRASVRSAASTEEKTGFEQPQPAVQAHELPVVSMPQKERPQTDLIDRLASLAQQAQDNLNPAVKRKSVSKPVSDSTQETENEDDSDDANLAETYRWEWINPEMAEAENVIRPSEIKQAILKEKTPELVKKVIALAEERDDWTKTVEHLGLDHLKLVKQIALNSVILAQTDSEIVLGLRSNQKHLQRESAIEALQAALKVYYGKDLRLKIELNDDERRPTPLDYRRQIYHELSERARQDLQADKKVKLLQQAFDAHLDLDSIRPV from the coding sequence GTGAGTTATCAGGTTTTAGCCCGTAAGTGGCGTCCTCAAAATTTTCATCAGGTTATCGGACAAGAGCATATCTTGACCGCATTGGCTAACGGCTTGAAAGAAAACCGCCTGCATCACGCTTATTTATTTTCCGGCACGCGCGGCGTAGGAAAAACCTCCATCGCCCGGTTGCTTGCCAAGGGGCTGAACTGTATTCACGGCGTGACTGCCGAGCCTTGCGGTGAATGCGAACATTGCAAAGCCATTGAAAACGGAAATTTTATCGATTTGATTGAAATCGACGCCGCTTCCCGTACTAAAGTGGAAGACACCCGCGAATTGCTTGACAATGTTCAGTATAAGCCGGTACAGGGGCGTTATAAAGTCTATCTCATAGACGAAGTACATATGCTTTCCCGCCATTCTTTCAATGCATTGCTAAAAACCTTGGAAGAGCCGCCGGAATATGTAAAATTCCTGTTGGCCACGACGGATCCGCAAAAACTGCCGATTACGATTTTATCGCGTTGTATGCAGTTCCACCTGAAAGCATTGTCTCAGCAGCAAATCGCTCAGCATTTGGCGAATATTCTTACCCAGGAAAAAATTCCCTTCGAACCGACCGCACTTGGTAAGATCGCCAAAGCGGCGCAGGGCAGCGTTCGCGATAGCTTAAGTTTAACGGATCAGGCTATTGCTATGTCTAATGCCGATATTCGGGTCGATGTAGTTAATATCATGCTAGGGTTGTTGGATGATAACCAACCTATCGAAATCCTTTACGCCTTACATCAAGGAAACGGCGAAAAACTCATGCAGGGTATTCAAGCCGTTGCGGATAATGGGGCGGATTGGGATGAATTGCTGATTGAAGTGGGCGAGGCTTTGCACCAAATTGCCATGTTGCAATTGCTGCCGAACCGTATCGACGAAGAAAGTCAGTTGGGATTTTTAGCAAAACACATCTCTCCCGAGAATATTCAATTTTTCTACCAGATTGTCACCATGGGTCGCAAAGAATTGGCATTTGCACCGAATCGGCGCATCGGGGCGGAAATGACATTATTGCGAGCGTTAGCTTTCCACCCAAAGTTTAGTCGGGCAGAGCCCGCTGAACATCAAGTAAATTCTACCGTACAAGACTCGGCACGCGCTCACCCGGAAAAGGAAAGTGCGGTCAAAAAAACAATTAATTTGGTGGAAATGCCTGTTTATAATCAGCATTTACGTGTTTCCGCTACGCCTCAACGCGAGCAATCCCCTCCCGGTAATCTCTCCGGTAAATCAACTTCAAACGCACTAAATGCTTTAGCGCAAATTGAGCGTTTGCGTGCCAGTGTGCGGTCCGCAGCATCAACTGAAGAAAAAACCGGTTTCGAACAACCTCAGCCGGCTGTACAGGCGCATGAGTTGCCGGTGGTTTCTATGCCGCAGAAAGAACGTCCGCAAACGGATTTAATTGACCGTTTGGCAAGTCTTGCACAACAAGCGCAGGACAACCTAAATCCCGCTGTAAAGCGTAAATCGGTTTCGAAACCCGTCTCCGATAGTACGCAGGAAACGGAGAATGAGGATGATAGTGACGATGCCAATCTTGCCGAGACTTACCGATGGGAGTGGATAAATCCCGAAATGGCGGAAGCGGAGAATGTGATTCGTCCTTCGGAAATCAAACAGGCGATTTTAAAAGAAAAAACGCCCGAGCTGGTGAAAAAGGTCATTGCTCTGGCGGAAGAACGGGATGATTGGACAAAAACCGTGGAACATTTAGGGTTGGATCATTTGAAATTGGTTAAACAAATCGCGTTGAATTCCGTGATTTTGGCACAAACCGATTCTGAAATTGTGCTGGGATTGCGTTCCAACCAAAAACATCTGCAACGTGAAAGTGCCATAGAAGCTTTGCAAGCAGCATTGAAAGTTTATTACGGCAAAGATTTGCGGCTAAAAATCGAACTGAACGATGACGAACGACGACCGACGCCACTGGATTATCGACGTCAGATTTATCATGAACTCAGCGAGCGGGCACGGCAGGATTTACAGGCGGATAAAAAGGTAAAATTACTGCAGCAGGCATTCGACGCGCATCTGGATTTGGACAGTATTCGTCCGGTGTGA
- the mscK gene encoding mechanosensitive channel MscK, translating to MRLIIWTRRVATQLLLSVLLIAVLPQAAYSALPSAREIENQLEKAKQAEQTDEVSKNLVKDLEATQRFISDIAKQKEQNAKLVKSIENADKGIATSQTNIAKLKADKLPTVTELSKYSLKELQQKLEQKQIALQRVQEALAQVNTDLVSQRSSPERAQKILTENAKRTQAINQVLIDDNLAKSRKMRLEAEQALLDLQNSYNQTLLQGTTRLTSLYSLIVEERTLQQQQLQSELNTLQSAINEKNLQLSREQVEQATQNQEKNAEANANPVVAAQLNFNTQISKGILEETAQMNSLSQDNLRIKNVLDNLQQTQRNIEEQISSLQGTLVLSRIINKQRQSLPQDKMISGLGKRIADLRVKIFDITEFRDKLYDTDEYIKDLEQTEKISFSAKDRAQLIDLVEERRKLLADYLSLLNNQLNLSINIELNQQQVQSISDSLQNKLQQQSFWVKSNSVMDLDWFKSFPVSMNFQRRALKKNFDFSNWKENLLPALGMSGLLLILTTLIRRKKENIKKRLSKLNQQINIYATDTQWHTPKAIFWVAILSLPSTFLFLAGFILVTGICFKDPATVWSWGMKMAAYWWSFVFMLGMLRPNGIGHYHFNMPKESNEAFRNMLKRSAWIIALLLNVSIFSHIDLGLSYDVIGQASMIIVLITVVLIMVPRFREAMSSYQKSAKEQTVTSQYFLPILRVVLLLAPFVLIGLTVMGYYYTAIVLIEHAISSYFVVMTWWLIRNLAYRGFAVAARRMAYRRAKEKREQLQAKAIAEANSSLSPDMQEIQYDDSIAISEIRAQMLRVADFFLWIALFAMFYWAWWDLVTVAYYLDSISLWQQTTVGENGTVTESITLLNLFIAIAIIVVTYVLVRNISGLLETLIFSHTKLSQGTPYTITTLFTYAIIAFGATFAFGALGMSWSKLQWLFAALSVGLGFGMQEIFANFVSGIIILFERPVRIGDIITLGEFSGTVSKIRIRATTLVDFDGKEVIVPNKSFVTERLVNWALSDTVTRVIAHVGVAYGADLELTKKLLLQAADDCELVMKDPAPVVYFLNFGASTLDHELRVYVGHVGDRNPTLDYLNRRINQLLAENNIEIAFNQLDIFIKNPTTNEEVKVGETVEFKK from the coding sequence ATGCGATTAATTATTTGGACACGACGTGTTGCAACTCAATTATTATTGAGTGTTTTATTGATTGCTGTATTGCCGCAGGCGGCATATTCCGCTTTGCCTTCGGCACGTGAGATTGAAAATCAGCTGGAAAAGGCAAAACAGGCGGAGCAAACTGACGAGGTCAGTAAAAACCTGGTTAAAGATTTAGAGGCGACTCAGCGTTTTATTTCGGATATTGCCAAACAGAAAGAGCAAAATGCCAAATTGGTGAAAAGTATTGAAAATGCGGATAAGGGTATTGCTACCTCACAGACTAACATCGCCAAATTAAAAGCGGATAAACTGCCGACCGTTACGGAGTTGAGCAAATATTCGTTAAAGGAATTACAACAAAAACTGGAACAAAAACAAATTGCATTGCAACGCGTGCAGGAGGCCTTGGCTCAGGTAAATACCGATTTGGTTTCCCAACGTTCCTCCCCGGAACGCGCTCAGAAGATTTTAACGGAAAATGCTAAACGGACACAGGCGATTAATCAGGTATTAATTGACGATAATCTGGCAAAATCCAGAAAAATGCGTCTTGAAGCGGAACAGGCATTACTCGATCTGCAAAACAGTTATAACCAGACATTGTTGCAGGGAACGACACGTTTGACGTCGCTTTATTCTCTAATCGTCGAAGAGCGGACATTACAGCAACAACAGCTGCAGAGCGAATTAAATACTCTGCAATCGGCGATTAACGAAAAAAATCTGCAACTTTCCAGAGAACAAGTCGAACAGGCTACGCAAAATCAGGAAAAAAATGCGGAAGCCAATGCCAATCCCGTAGTGGCGGCGCAGTTGAATTTTAATACACAAATCAGTAAAGGTATTCTGGAAGAAACCGCACAAATGAACAGTTTGTCGCAGGACAATCTGCGCATTAAAAATGTACTGGACAATTTACAGCAGACCCAACGTAATATCGAGGAACAGATTAGTTCTCTGCAAGGTACCTTGGTACTTTCCCGCATCATTAATAAACAACGTCAATCTCTGCCTCAGGATAAAATGATTTCAGGGTTAGGAAAACGTATTGCGGATTTGCGGGTAAAGATTTTCGATATTACCGAATTTCGCGATAAACTTTATGATACGGACGAGTATATTAAAGACTTGGAACAGACGGAAAAAATTTCGTTTTCGGCTAAAGATCGGGCTCAATTGATTGATTTGGTTGAGGAACGCCGTAAATTGCTGGCGGATTACTTAAGTTTATTGAATAACCAATTGAATTTGTCGATTAATATTGAATTGAACCAACAACAAGTTCAATCAATCAGCGATTCGTTGCAGAATAAGCTACAACAGCAAAGTTTTTGGGTTAAAAGTAATTCGGTAATGGATTTGGATTGGTTTAAATCCTTTCCTGTGAGCATGAATTTTCAACGTCGGGCATTAAAGAAAAATTTTGACTTTTCCAATTGGAAAGAAAATCTGTTGCCTGCTTTAGGTATGAGCGGTTTGTTACTGATTCTGACTACACTTATTCGCCGTAAAAAAGAAAATATTAAAAAGCGTTTAAGTAAACTGAATCAGCAAATTAATATTTATGCTACGGATACCCAATGGCATACGCCGAAAGCTATTTTCTGGGTGGCTATATTAAGTCTGCCGAGTACTTTCCTGTTTTTAGCCGGCTTTATTTTGGTAACGGGAATTTGCTTTAAAGATCCTGCAACGGTTTGGTCTTGGGGGATGAAAATGGCGGCATATTGGTGGAGCTTTGTTTTTATGTTGGGTATGTTGCGCCCGAACGGTATCGGACACTACCATTTTAATATGCCGAAAGAAAGCAATGAGGCGTTCCGTAATATGCTGAAACGCTCGGCGTGGATCATTGCGTTGTTGTTGAACGTATCGATTTTCAGCCATATTGATTTAGGTTTAAGCTATGACGTGATCGGTCAGGCATCAATGATTATAGTGTTGATTACTGTGGTATTGATTATGGTACCCCGTTTCCGTGAGGCAATGTCGAGTTATCAGAAATCAGCAAAAGAACAAACGGTAACGAGTCAATATTTTCTACCCATATTGCGTGTCGTGTTGCTACTGGCCCCGTTTGTGCTGATTGGCTTAACAGTTATGGGGTACTACTATACGGCGATTGTTTTGATCGAACATGCCATTTCCTCTTATTTCGTGGTAATGACATGGTGGCTGATTCGTAACTTGGCCTATCGCGGTTTTGCGGTAGCGGCACGTCGTATGGCGTATCGTCGTGCGAAAGAAAAACGGGAGCAATTACAGGCTAAGGCGATTGCGGAAGCTAACAGTTCTCTTAGTCCGGATATGCAGGAAATCCAGTATGATGACAGTATTGCCATCAGTGAAATTAGGGCTCAGATGTTACGGGTGGCGGATTTCTTTCTTTGGATTGCCTTATTCGCCATGTTCTATTGGGCGTGGTGGGATTTGGTCACAGTAGCTTATTACCTGGACAGTATTTCTCTTTGGCAGCAAACGACAGTGGGTGAGAACGGCACGGTAACGGAATCTATCACATTGCTGAATCTATTTATCGCCATTGCCATTATTGTAGTGACTTATGTATTGGTACGGAATATTTCCGGGTTACTGGAAACTTTGATTTTTTCTCACACTAAGTTGTCTCAAGGCACGCCTTATACCATTACAACCTTATTTACCTATGCCATTATCGCATTCGGTGCAACTTTTGCTTTCGGAGCATTAGGGATGTCGTGGAGTAAATTGCAATGGCTGTTTGCCGCACTTTCCGTCGGGTTAGGGTTCGGTATGCAGGAGATTTTTGCAAATTTTGTTTCCGGTATCATTATTTTATTTGAACGACCGGTTCGAATCGGCGATATTATTACCTTAGGCGAATTCAGCGGAACCGTATCGAAGATCCGAATTCGGGCCACGACATTGGTGGATTTTGACGGTAAAGAAGTGATTGTACCGAACAAATCTTTTGTAACGGAACGATTGGTGAACTGGGCATTGTCTGATACAGTGACACGCGTTATCGCCCACGTCGGAGTCGCATACGGCGCCGATTTGGAATTAACCAAAAAATTATTGTTACAGGCTGCCGACGATTGCGAATTAGTAATGAAAGATCCTGCACCGGTCGTTTATTTCCTGAATTTTGGCGCCAGTACCTTGGATCATGAGTTGCGCGTTTATGTCGGTCATGTGGGTGATCGAAATCCGACTTTGGATTATCTCAACCGTCGGATTAATCAGTTATTGGCGGAAAATAATATCGAAATCGCGTTCAATCAATTAGATATTTTTATTAAGAACCCGACTACCAACGAAGAAGTGAAAGTCGGTGAAACGGTAGAATTTAAAAAATAA
- the licT gene encoding BglG family transcription antiterminator LicT: MLKITKIFNNNAIQAENELQTELVVLGKGVAFGKKVGDSADESLVEKTFSLNKSLFAGRLTEILSEIPQEYFQLTNCVVDFANQQLGTTLSNSIFVSLPDHIFHAVERAKQNQTVPNGLLFEIQRLYKQEFAIGLYTLQLIEKRFGVQMTEDEAGFIALHIFNARTDGSTMADTYKATQMIKDILNMVGYHFNLVLDENSYDYARFLTHLQHFAQRFFVNSEPASGDDFLYRQTKIAYPKAYQCVEKINKYLTANYHKPLNEDEQLYLMIHIRRIISHQQ; encoded by the coding sequence ATGCTTAAAATTACCAAGATCTTTAATAACAATGCGATTCAAGCTGAAAATGAACTTCAAACCGAGCTTGTTGTGCTTGGAAAAGGTGTCGCATTCGGTAAAAAAGTCGGTGATTCGGCAGACGAAAGTTTGGTAGAGAAAACCTTTAGCCTTAATAAGAGCCTGTTTGCCGGCCGTTTAACCGAAATTTTAAGCGAAATTCCGCAAGAATATTTTCAACTCACCAATTGCGTAGTCGATTTTGCCAACCAACAACTTGGTACGACTCTGTCAAACAGTATTTTTGTCAGCCTGCCCGATCATATTTTCCACGCCGTCGAACGAGCCAAACAGAATCAAACCGTGCCAAACGGCTTATTGTTTGAAATTCAACGTCTTTATAAACAAGAGTTTGCCATCGGTTTATATACTCTGCAGTTAATTGAAAAACGTTTTGGCGTGCAAATGACGGAAGATGAAGCGGGTTTTATCGCGCTGCATATTTTTAATGCCCGCACCGACGGCTCGACAATGGCGGATACCTATAAAGCCACTCAAATGATCAAAGATATTTTAAATATGGTCGGCTACCATTTTAATTTAGTGTTAGATGAAAACAGCTACGATTACGCTCGTTTTCTCACCCATTTACAACATTTCGCCCAGCGTTTCTTTGTAAATTCCGAGCCTGCCTCAGGCGATGATTTTCTTTACCGACAAACAAAAATCGCCTATCCGAAAGCCTATCAATGCGTTGAAAAAATTAATAAATATCTTACTGCAAACTATCACAAACCGTTAAATGAGGATGAACAACTTTATTTGATGATCCATATACGGCGTATAATTTCGCATCAACAATAA
- the mepA gene encoding penicillin-insensitive murein endopeptidase, giving the protein MKKILTAVIFSAVLGLLTVQAAPADWQAIKRPIPSQSGRAEPIGTYSNGCILGSVPMPAKGEGFQVIRMNRNRFYGHPNMIRYLERLGKQVKQAGLPTMLIGDIAMPGGGRFLTGHASHQMGLDADIWLRMGAMSEQDALNSDGKGLLVVNRALQRVDENIWNLNHFNLIKLAAQDPAVTRIFVNPAIKLKLCQSEHSDRGWLRKIRPWFGHDSHFHVRLTCPQDASHCENQAPVPAGDGCGAELYSWFEPKAPSSTINRPKVIPPEPFLCRQVLNSPNRHQWLD; this is encoded by the coding sequence ATGAAAAAGATTTTAACTGCGGTCATTTTTTCCGCCGTTTTAGGTTTGTTAACGGTGCAGGCTGCACCGGCGGACTGGCAGGCGATTAAACGCCCTATTCCAAGTCAGTCGGGACGGGCGGAACCGATTGGTACCTATAGTAACGGCTGCATTCTTGGTTCCGTACCGATGCCGGCAAAAGGAGAGGGGTTTCAGGTAATTCGAATGAATAGAAACCGTTTTTACGGTCATCCGAATATGATTCGTTATCTTGAACGTCTCGGTAAGCAGGTGAAACAGGCGGGCTTACCGACGATGTTAATCGGTGATATCGCTATGCCGGGTGGCGGACGTTTTCTTACCGGGCATGCCAGTCATCAAATGGGGTTGGATGCCGATATTTGGTTGCGAATGGGTGCAATGTCCGAGCAGGATGCGCTGAATTCCGACGGTAAAGGCTTGTTGGTGGTTAATCGCGCTTTACAACGGGTGGACGAGAACATTTGGAACTTAAATCACTTTAATTTAATTAAACTGGCCGCACAGGATCCCGCTGTCACCCGTATTTTTGTAAACCCGGCGATTAAACTGAAATTATGTCAATCGGAACATTCCGATCGCGGTTGGTTGCGCAAAATCCGCCCGTGGTTTGGTCATGATAGTCATTTTCATGTGCGGTTAACCTGTCCGCAGGATGCAAGCCACTGTGAAAATCAGGCACCTGTTCCCGCCGGCGACGGCTGCGGTGCGGAATTGTATTCTTGGTTTGAACCGAAAGCGCCGTCTTCCACGATAAACCGACCGAAAGTGATTCCGCCCGAACCGTTTTTATGCCGCCAGGTGCTGAATTCACCGAACCGCCATCAGTGGTTAGATTAG
- the aroC gene encoding chorismate synthase, whose amino-acid sequence MAGNSIGQLFRVTTFGESHGIALGCIVDGVPPNMALSEADIQPDLDRRKPGTSRYTTARREADEIQILSGVFEGKTTGTSIGLIIKNADQRSKDYGDIMDKFRPGHADYTYQQKYGIRDYRGGGRSSARETAMRVAAGAIAKKYLRERFGIEIRGYLSQIGEVKIDPQTVADVTKINWQQVADNPFFCPDKSAVEKFDELIRKLKKEGNSIGAKLTVVAENVPVGLGEPVFDRLDAELAHALMGINAVKAVEIGDGFDVVAQKGTEHRDEMTPAGFLSNHAGGILGGISNGQPIIATIALKPTSSITIPGRTVDINNKPVELITKGRHDPCVGIRAVPIAEAMVAIILLDHLLRFKAQCK is encoded by the coding sequence ATGGCAGGAAACAGTATCGGACAGTTGTTTCGAGTGACGACATTCGGCGAATCCCACGGCATTGCTTTAGGCTGTATTGTGGACGGTGTGCCGCCGAATATGGCGCTTAGCGAAGCGGATATTCAACCTGATCTCGATCGTCGAAAACCGGGAACCTCCCGTTATACGACTGCGCGTCGGGAAGCGGATGAAATACAGATTTTATCCGGCGTATTTGAAGGAAAAACCACCGGTACCAGCATCGGGTTAATCATTAAGAATGCGGATCAGCGTTCAAAAGATTACGGCGATATTATGGATAAATTCCGTCCCGGTCATGCGGATTATACCTACCAGCAAAAATACGGCATTCGCGATTATCGCGGCGGCGGACGTTCTTCCGCACGGGAAACGGCTATGCGTGTAGCGGCGGGAGCAATTGCCAAAAAATATCTGCGCGAACGGTTCGGCATTGAAATCCGGGGTTATTTGTCGCAAATCGGGGAGGTGAAAATTGATCCTCAAACCGTAGCGGATGTGACTAAAATCAACTGGCAACAAGTGGCTGATAATCCGTTCTTCTGTCCGGATAAAAGTGCGGTGGAAAAATTCGACGAATTAATCCGCAAATTGAAAAAAGAAGGCAATTCTATCGGTGCGAAGTTAACCGTAGTGGCAGAAAATGTGCCGGTAGGTCTGGGCGAACCGGTATTTGATCGTTTAGATGCGGAATTGGCGCATGCATTAATGGGCATTAATGCGGTGAAAGCCGTGGAAATCGGTGACGGTTTCGATGTAGTGGCGCAAAAGGGTACGGAACACCGCGATGAAATGACACCGGCGGGATTTCTGTCGAATCATGCGGGTGGTATTTTAGGCGGCATCAGCAACGGTCAGCCGATCATCGCCACCATTGCGTTGAAGCCGACTTCAAGCATTACGATTCCCGGACGTACAGTGGATATAAATAATAAACCGGTAGAATTGATTACCAAAGGACGCCACGATCCCTGCGTAGGCATTCGCGCCGTACCTATTGCGGAAGCGATGGTAGCGATTATTCTGTTGGATCACTTATTACGCTTTAAAGCGCAGTGTAAATAA
- a CDS encoding TSUP family transporter — MEISIELIGILFGVAIVAGFIDALAGGGGLITIPALLMTGMPPAMALGTNKLQACGGSFSASLYFIRKKAVDLRAIWFILLCTFTGSVIGSVLIQLVNSSLIKKVIPFLVLAVGFYFLLTPKLGEKDRRQRLSFHTFALTAALGLGFYDGFFGPGTGSILSLVFVTLLGFNLIKATAYTKVLNFTSNLASLICFLIGGQIMWSVGIAMMCGQIVGAHLGAKMVLSKGKGLIRPMVVLMSFVMTAKMAYEQGWFG, encoded by the coding sequence GTGGAAATCAGTATCGAATTAATCGGAATTTTATTCGGGGTAGCGATAGTCGCGGGGTTTATTGATGCTTTGGCGGGCGGCGGCGGATTAATTACTATTCCCGCCCTTTTAATGACTGGAATGCCGCCGGCAATGGCGTTGGGGACCAATAAGTTACAGGCATGCGGTGGTTCGTTTTCCGCCAGTTTGTATTTCATTCGGAAGAAAGCTGTTGATTTACGGGCGATTTGGTTTATTTTATTATGTACTTTCACCGGTTCGGTGATAGGTTCCGTTTTAATTCAGCTGGTAAACAGTTCGTTAATAAAGAAAGTGATTCCTTTTTTAGTATTGGCTGTAGGATTCTATTTTTTATTGACCCCGAAACTTGGTGAAAAAGATCGCCGACAACGTTTGTCGTTTCATACTTTTGCGCTGACAGCCGCTTTAGGATTGGGATTTTATGACGGTTTCTTCGGTCCCGGAACGGGATCGATTTTGAGCTTGGTATTCGTCACGTTACTGGGGTTTAATCTCATCAAAGCCACGGCTTATACCAAAGTGTTAAATTTTACTTCGAATCTTGCGTCGTTGATTTGCTTTTTGATTGGCGGACAAATCATGTGGTCGGTAGGGATTGCCATGATGTGCGGGCAAATTGTCGGTGCGCATTTGGGAGCGAAAATGGTACTCAGTAAGGGAAAAGGATTAATTCGTCCGATGGTTGTATTAATGTCATTTGTAATGACGGCGAAAATGGCGTATGAACAAGGATGGTTTGGCTAA